A section of the Oncorhynchus nerka isolate Pitt River linkage group LG3, Oner_Uvic_2.0, whole genome shotgun sequence genome encodes:
- the LOC135564244 gene encoding uncharacterized protein LOC135564244 isoform X2: MATRAAYFSPSEAQILMEAYEEVKDIIKKKGNTATVIKQREKAWQSIADRLNALNMNGPKRTWQQVKIKYKNILQNAVKKNTHRQGTGGGSPKADLTPAEDMALELNKGRPVLEGIPGGKETSIGSSQDATRFIQVPGSTVFLLEPPAQAPDDADPGEGPSAAATAHDGDDDDDEEETISLDSRRHEDPDAIQWENQPGNISSQVIRKLYGNHLRRQIELADIDIQYKKKKMENLALESEIKKRTIRKLDLEIKKLERELQEDDTAQNKN, translated from the exons atggcaactagagccgcgtacttttccccgtcggaagcacaaatcctcatggaggcatacgaggaggtaaaagatataattaagaagaaaggcaacaccgccacagtgataaagcaaagagaaaaagcgtggcaaagtattgcagaccgcctgaatgc attaaacatgaacgggccaaaacggacatggcagcaggtcaaaatcaaatacaagaacattctgcagaatg cagtgaaaaagaatacccacagacaaggcacgggtggtgggtcaccaaaggctgaccttaccccagcagaggacatggccttggagctaaataaaggcaggcccgtcttagaggggatccctggggggaaagagacgagcataggttcctcccaagatgccacccgcttcattcaag tgcctggcagcactgtgttcctgttagagccaccagcacaagcaccagacgatgctgatcca ggtgaaggccccagtgcagcagcaacagcacatgatggagacgatgatgatgatgaggaggagaccatctctctggattccagaaggcatgag gacccagatgctatacagtgggaaaaccagcctggcaacata agctcacaagttatcagaaagttgtatggcaaccacctccggcgccaaatagaactggcagacatagacattcagtacaagaagaaaaagatggaaaatcttgcactggagtccgaaataaaaaagaggacaattaggaaactggaccttgaaataaaaaaacttgagagggag ctccaagaagatgacacagctcaaaataaaaattag
- the LOC135564244 gene encoding uncharacterized protein LOC135564244 isoform X1, which translates to MATRAAYFSPSEAQILMEAYEEVKDIIKKKGNTATVIKQREKAWQSIADRLNALNMNGPKRTWQQVKIKYKNILQNAVKKNTHRQGTGGGSPKADLTPAEDMALELNKGRPVLEGIPGGKETSIGSSQDATRFIQVPGSTVFLLEPPAQAPDDADPGEGPSAAATAHDGDDDDDEEETISLDSRRHEDPDAIQWENQPGNISSQVIRKLYGNHLRRQIELADIDIQYKKKKMENLALESEIKKRTIRKLDLEIKKLEREVRYAFNVHCMLTVTQMY; encoded by the exons atggcaactagagccgcgtacttttccccgtcggaagcacaaatcctcatggaggcatacgaggaggtaaaagatataattaagaagaaaggcaacaccgccacagtgataaagcaaagagaaaaagcgtggcaaagtattgcagaccgcctgaatgc attaaacatgaacgggccaaaacggacatggcagcaggtcaaaatcaaatacaagaacattctgcagaatg cagtgaaaaagaatacccacagacaaggcacgggtggtgggtcaccaaaggctgaccttaccccagcagaggacatggccttggagctaaataaaggcaggcccgtcttagaggggatccctggggggaaagagacgagcataggttcctcccaagatgccacccgcttcattcaag tgcctggcagcactgtgttcctgttagagccaccagcacaagcaccagacgatgctgatcca ggtgaaggccccagtgcagcagcaacagcacatgatggagacgatgatgatgatgaggaggagaccatctctctggattccagaaggcatgag gacccagatgctatacagtgggaaaaccagcctggcaacata agctcacaagttatcagaaagttgtatggcaaccacctccggcgccaaatagaactggcagacatagacattcagtacaagaagaaaaagatggaaaatcttgcactggagtccgaaataaaaaagaggacaattaggaaactggaccttgaaataaaaaaacttgagagggaggtgagatatgccttcaatgtacactgtatgctaactgtaacacaaatgtattaa